In Natrononativus amylolyticus, a single window of DNA contains:
- a CDS encoding right-handed parallel beta-helix repeat-containing protein, which produces MLSGLAGSTAALAFMTSSVSASSERQELFDQYRTVINVVDEGADPNAAGAQHTSRNNSVNPIIENFKTDDTLLYFPEGRYYFDQEFRFVNFENFGLYGPDADIVPADYHNFNRPRNHRLFNLGIPAAPGNGLHFEGFDIDWRADGTGLRLIDADVTDDLLVRDIDFVGTHDSGTWGPGRFAIRDPSGSGLVERFRAPHGGEYNKYTPHAGNHWVGPTGIISNDYNAGTLTYRDCVLGGFPDNGLYAKGGSGSIRVRGGHYRNSNVAQIRIGGYDSSIKGATLEVDTNRPDDQRQNAVRVQDGGIVQIEDTTMNLASANGEAVLIQNGEYTEIRDCDIRVDGNIVADAISTRRSTEQVIVSDTDIRMNTDGGFAVFLRETSAANPRRAVLTNVTVRGDVGSENHTSAFRLNRDGAEVRSCSVRTNGDSRRRGVEIVASDTLVHQSTLMTPDYPVLAHGADPLIMGSYLRSDRGQEGLRIDSVANGTRVLNNRIYNGVDDRNGSTEFDRNAYL; this is translated from the coding sequence ATGCTCTCCGGACTCGCCGGTTCGACGGCGGCACTCGCCTTCATGACCTCGAGCGTCTCCGCGTCCAGCGAGCGTCAGGAACTGTTCGACCAGTACAGAACGGTCATCAACGTCGTCGACGAGGGCGCCGACCCGAACGCCGCCGGCGCCCAGCACACGAGCCGGAACAACTCGGTCAATCCGATCATCGAGAACTTCAAGACCGACGACACGCTGCTGTACTTCCCCGAGGGGCGATACTACTTCGACCAGGAGTTCCGATTCGTCAACTTCGAAAACTTCGGTCTGTACGGCCCGGACGCCGATATCGTTCCGGCGGATTACCACAACTTCAACCGACCGCGCAACCACCGCCTGTTCAACCTCGGCATTCCCGCCGCACCCGGCAACGGCCTCCACTTCGAAGGGTTCGATATCGACTGGCGCGCCGACGGCACCGGCCTGCGTCTGATCGACGCGGACGTCACGGACGACCTCCTGGTCCGGGACATCGACTTCGTCGGCACCCACGACAGCGGTACGTGGGGGCCGGGCCGCTTCGCCATCAGGGACCCGAGCGGGAGCGGACTCGTCGAGCGATTCCGCGCACCCCACGGCGGCGAGTACAACAAGTACACGCCCCACGCGGGCAACCACTGGGTCGGCCCGACGGGGATCATCTCGAACGACTACAACGCCGGGACGCTCACCTACCGTGACTGCGTCCTCGGAGGGTTCCCGGACAACGGCCTCTACGCGAAGGGCGGGAGCGGGAGCATCCGCGTCCGCGGCGGCCACTACAGGAACAGCAACGTCGCTCAGATCCGGATCGGCGGCTACGACAGCTCGATCAAGGGCGCGACCCTCGAGGTCGATACGAACCGCCCCGACGACCAGCGCCAGAACGCGGTTCGCGTCCAGGACGGCGGCATCGTCCAGATCGAAGACACGACGATGAACCTCGCGTCCGCGAACGGCGAGGCCGTCCTCATCCAGAACGGCGAGTACACGGAAATCCGCGACTGCGACATTCGCGTCGACGGTAACATCGTCGCCGACGCGATCAGCACGCGAAGATCCACCGAGCAGGTCATCGTTTCGGACACGGACATCAGGATGAACACCGACGGCGGATTCGCGGTCTTCCTCAGGGAGACGAGCGCCGCGAACCCCCGCCGCGCGGTGCTCACCAACGTCACCGTCCGCGGCGACGTCGGCTCGGAGAATCACACGTCGGCGTTCCGACTCAACCGCGACGGCGCCGAGGTTCGATCCTGCAGCGTCAGGACAAACGGCGACTCGCGCCGCCGCGGTGTCGAAATCGTCGCCTCCGATACGCTCGTCCACCAGAGCACGCTCATGACGCCCGACTACCCGGTGCTCGCACACGGAGCCGACCCGCTCATCATGGGATCGTACCTCCGATCGGACCGGGGCCAGGAGGGGCTTCGAATCGACTCGGTCGCCAACGGGACGCGCGTGCTCAACAACCGGATCTACAACGGCGTCGACGATAGAAACGGCTCGACCGAGTTCGACCGAAACGCCTACCTGTAA
- a CDS encoding oligosaccharide flippase family protein encodes MQRSLLSGILSVAGGKFVHLVLGILSTPILYRWLGPSEFGAYATVMSAHAIFMILVSSGIADGVRKYVAEDRDDPRWEAHVIGYYFRLATLLGVLGVTVLGVLTYAGVFEIVWSPEFTTYFYVLIALVLASQYWAFARKSLMGFGLEKYSEPLKVLYNVMFVAVALPLVYFGFGVVGALLGQIVATALAATLGMIVLHFYQSLRSVFEFPDESFPRREMMTFNSLSIVLVFLLMSLYHIDVMMLQALGTSEEVGHYKAALVFAEFLWFVPVTLQTVFVHSTSELWSQGKNQLVSRLSARTTRYTFLLTAIMSLGIAALARDVVPVYWGAGSEPVVEPLLLLLPGALGFALARPILAVSQGKGELTYPIMATGSAAVINVVLNALLIPRYGMHGAAVATSIGYGSMAIFHVWSAWQVGFDPVSDARFGRVVATTVVAAVPIFALANALSAPIAIPVLGLVPISLFVVPPAGLVIFLAIAIFFRAVGLSELLEILAEFPDPIGSRAKPLCRWVHRVNAESELVQYLRI; translated from the coding sequence GTGCAACGGAGTTTGTTGAGCGGTATTCTCTCGGTCGCCGGCGGTAAGTTCGTCCATCTCGTTTTGGGGATCCTCTCGACGCCGATTCTCTACCGGTGGCTCGGCCCCTCCGAGTTCGGCGCGTACGCGACGGTGATGTCCGCTCACGCTATCTTCATGATTCTCGTCAGCTCCGGCATCGCCGACGGTGTCCGAAAGTACGTCGCCGAGGACCGCGACGACCCTCGCTGGGAGGCCCACGTCATCGGCTACTACTTCCGACTCGCGACGCTGCTCGGCGTGCTCGGCGTGACGGTGCTGGGCGTTCTCACGTACGCTGGCGTGTTCGAAATCGTCTGGAGCCCCGAGTTCACGACGTACTTCTACGTGCTGATCGCGCTCGTCCTCGCCTCCCAGTACTGGGCGTTCGCCCGGAAGTCGCTGATGGGCTTCGGCCTCGAGAAGTACTCCGAGCCGCTGAAAGTCCTCTACAACGTGATGTTCGTCGCGGTCGCGCTCCCGCTGGTCTACTTCGGTTTCGGCGTCGTCGGTGCGCTCCTCGGCCAGATCGTCGCGACGGCGCTTGCGGCGACGCTCGGGATGATCGTCCTGCACTTCTATCAGTCTCTCAGGAGCGTCTTCGAGTTCCCCGACGAGTCGTTCCCGCGGCGGGAGATGATGACGTTCAACTCGCTGTCGATCGTGCTCGTCTTCCTGCTCATGTCGCTGTATCACATCGACGTGATGATGCTGCAGGCGCTGGGGACCAGCGAGGAGGTCGGTCACTACAAGGCGGCGCTGGTGTTCGCGGAGTTCCTCTGGTTCGTTCCCGTGACCCTCCAGACGGTGTTCGTCCACTCGACGTCGGAGCTCTGGTCGCAGGGGAAAAACCAGCTCGTCTCGCGGCTCTCCGCGCGAACGACCCGGTACACGTTCCTGTTGACCGCGATCATGTCACTCGGCATCGCGGCCCTCGCTCGAGACGTCGTCCCGGTGTACTGGGGAGCCGGCTCCGAACCCGTCGTCGAACCGCTGCTGTTGTTGCTCCCCGGCGCGCTCGGGTTCGCCCTCGCCCGCCCGATCCTCGCGGTCAGCCAGGGGAAGGGCGAACTCACGTACCCGATCATGGCGACCGGATCGGCGGCGGTCATCAACGTCGTCCTCAACGCGCTGTTGATCCCCCGCTACGGCATGCACGGCGCGGCCGTCGCGACCTCGATCGGCTACGGCTCGATGGCGATCTTCCACGTCTGGAGCGCCTGGCAGGTCGGGTTCGACCCCGTCTCCGACGCGAGGTTCGGCCGCGTCGTCGCCACGACCGTCGTCGCCGCCGTTCCGATCTTCGCGCTCGCGAACGCTCTCTCGGCGCCGATCGCGATCCCGGTTCTCGGGCTGGTTCCGATCTCGCTGTTCGTCGTTCCCCCCGCAGGGCTGGTGATCTTCCTCGCGATCGCGATCTTCTTCCGGGCCGTCGGGCTCTCCGAACTGCTCGAGATTCTGGCGGAGTTTCCCGACCCGATCGGTTCGCGGGCGAAGCCGCTCTGTCGCTGGGTTCACCGGGTCAACGCCGAGAGCGAACTGGTGCAGTATCTTCGGATCTGA
- a CDS encoding DUF7504 family protein — MTSTTYSPPDPAAFDLEDQPIPPTLSPGATVLVAMPADSDCRELPFALLARDAATAGAAIAVTTGQESTARLESPCGDEFDRLGVVETTAGERLTALYRETPTIRTPVPGDIERTTVALSELHDAFVASSGPVSLSIASISPILEESAEAPATVLASFLEAGRSTTGIATIGVEYTRHDEATMRALSALASEIVWVERRADGRLSLEYQPSRTR; from the coding sequence ATGACTTCCACGACCTACTCGCCGCCCGACCCGGCAGCGTTCGACCTCGAGGACCAGCCGATACCGCCGACGCTCTCGCCCGGAGCGACCGTTCTGGTCGCGATGCCGGCGGATTCCGACTGCCGAGAGCTTCCCTTCGCCCTTCTCGCACGCGACGCTGCGACCGCCGGCGCCGCGATCGCCGTCACGACTGGCCAGGAGAGCACCGCCCGCCTCGAGTCGCCGTGCGGCGACGAGTTCGATCGACTCGGGGTGGTCGAGACGACGGCCGGTGAGCGGCTGACGGCGCTGTACCGCGAGACGCCGACGATCCGCACGCCCGTCCCCGGCGACATCGAACGGACGACGGTCGCGCTCTCGGAGCTTCACGACGCGTTCGTCGCGTCGTCCGGCCCCGTCTCGCTGTCGATCGCCTCGATCTCTCCGATCCTCGAGGAGTCCGCCGAAGCGCCGGCGACCGTCCTCGCGTCGTTTCTCGAGGCCGGCCGTTCGACCACCGGGATCGCGACGATCGGCGTCGAGTACACCCGCCACGACGAGGCGACGATGCGCGCCCTGTCGGCGCTCGCGAGCGAGATCGTCTGGGTCGAACGGCGCGCGGACGGACGGCTCTCCCTCGAGTACCAGCCGTCGAGAACCAGGTGA
- a CDS encoding DUF5786 family protein, whose amino-acid sequence MGFGSYDESEQQHQQRDDEDVDAVTVHENDHDGELTFESELSTAELVSQLGSMKDDEE is encoded by the coding sequence ATGGGTTTTGGTAGCTACGACGAGTCCGAGCAACAGCACCAACAGCGCGACGACGAGGACGTCGACGCGGTCACCGTCCACGAAAACGATCACGACGGGGAACTAACGTTCGAATCCGAGCTGTCGACGGCAGAACTCGTCTCGCAACTCGGTTCGATGAAAGACGACGAGGAGTAG
- a CDS encoding glycosyltransferase family 2 protein translates to MPTVSVVIPTYNREEILPRAIDSVLAQTYDDWELLVVDDGSSDDTVDVVRSYEDDRVRCLEHETNQGANAARNTGIDEVEGEYVAFLDSDDAWDETKLEKQLDALEAKPDDENWVAAYCGFEINAAGSGWWLKERVAAVLALADEERPMEGGEELIGEVLADNVHSGAGSTLIVETDVAREIGGFDEELERFQDPEFLLRILEVGKVAYVDEPLVTRFETPVPDAETIERADEQYLGTYADTVEALEAEGYEIRAAHNLVLAKLFLREGELAKGVGYLRHSTASPRHGPGLTWATAQGLRGRGAPAVAGAAALAAVAAVVWFRR, encoded by the coding sequence ATGCCGACCGTCAGCGTCGTTATTCCGACGTACAACCGCGAAGAGATCCTGCCGCGGGCGATCGATAGCGTCCTCGCTCAGACGTACGACGACTGGGAGCTGCTCGTCGTCGACGACGGCTCGAGCGACGACACCGTCGACGTCGTCCGGAGCTACGAGGACGACCGCGTCCGCTGTCTGGAACACGAGACGAACCAGGGGGCGAACGCCGCACGGAACACCGGAATCGACGAGGTCGAGGGCGAGTACGTCGCCTTCCTCGACTCCGACGACGCCTGGGACGAGACGAAACTCGAGAAACAGCTCGATGCCCTCGAGGCCAAACCCGACGACGAGAACTGGGTGGCCGCCTACTGCGGCTTCGAGATCAACGCGGCCGGCAGCGGCTGGTGGCTCAAAGAGCGCGTCGCCGCGGTGCTCGCGCTGGCCGACGAGGAGCGGCCGATGGAGGGCGGCGAGGAGCTGATCGGCGAGGTGCTTGCCGACAACGTCCATTCGGGAGCAGGTTCGACGCTGATCGTCGAGACCGACGTCGCCCGCGAGATCGGCGGCTTCGACGAGGAACTCGAGCGGTTTCAGGACCCGGAGTTCCTGCTTCGCATCCTCGAGGTCGGAAAGGTCGCCTACGTCGACGAACCGCTTGTCACCCGGTTCGAGACGCCGGTGCCGGACGCCGAGACGATCGAACGCGCCGACGAGCAGTACCTCGGAACGTACGCCGACACCGTCGAGGCGCTCGAGGCCGAGGGGTACGAGATCCGGGCCGCACACAACCTCGTGCTCGCGAAGCTGTTCCTGCGGGAGGGCGAACTCGCGAAAGGTGTCGGCTACCTGCGTCACTCGACGGCGAGCCCCCGTCACGGGCCGGGACTCACCTGGGCGACCGCACAGGGGCTGCGCGGCCGAGGAGCGCCCGCGGTCGCCGGAGCGGCGGCGCTCGCGGCCGTCGCGGCGGTCGTCTGGTTCCGGCGGTAA
- a CDS encoding polysaccharide deacetylase family protein, whose product MTRQNRRRFIASAGAAGIATGLAGCVDSLRDTGAGGDDDDGGANNTSTDGGNGGGDTDEADDPVEDDDEVGELISDFDEDFDSWYELDSYGDFGTETDEYKTGERALRMVAEEDDAYVGVQRSFSEPLDLEGKNLSLALKVNEPEFYRIEVRLHAPGSGNMLHLNRTHTGPSNHWMRVDLGATGETGSPDLSEVYDIQIIARRRDQDDPDLDFVVDELRAVDAPDTGVVMLTWDDNHESQWRAFEMMEEYGFPGTAGVIHHAVGAGDRLDTGQLREMQSAGWDIVSHPHPEGNWSTPFTEEDFDENEQRQMLEDSKRWLQQRGFEEGAEHYIAPGNVRDATNVELLREIHESSLSFGGGNTGIPMTDTHAMGRIDGHDVDLVKDYIDLAAKYKQACIPMWHVVGEEYDNAEVTEDEYEEILEHIDDADVEVVTQSQIASDDF is encoded by the coding sequence ATGACTCGACAAAACAGGCGGCGATTCATTGCGAGTGCCGGAGCGGCGGGAATTGCGACCGGATTGGCCGGCTGTGTTGACAGCCTCCGCGACACAGGCGCGGGCGGAGACGACGACGACGGCGGCGCGAACAACACCTCCACGGACGGCGGCAACGGCGGCGGAGATACGGACGAGGCCGACGATCCAGTCGAAGACGACGACGAGGTTGGAGAGCTCATCTCCGACTTCGACGAGGACTTCGACAGCTGGTACGAACTCGACTCCTACGGTGACTTCGGAACCGAGACCGACGAGTACAAGACCGGCGAGCGGGCGCTTCGGATGGTCGCCGAGGAAGACGACGCGTACGTCGGCGTCCAGCGCTCGTTCTCCGAGCCCCTCGACCTGGAGGGCAAGAACCTCTCGCTCGCGCTGAAGGTCAACGAGCCGGAGTTCTACCGGATCGAAGTGCGCCTGCACGCGCCCGGGTCGGGGAACATGCTCCACCTCAACCGGACCCACACCGGGCCGTCGAACCACTGGATGCGCGTCGATCTGGGCGCGACCGGCGAGACCGGCAGCCCCGACCTGAGCGAGGTCTACGACATCCAGATCATCGCCCGGCGGCGCGACCAGGACGACCCGGACCTCGACTTCGTCGTCGACGAGCTGCGCGCGGTCGACGCCCCGGACACGGGCGTCGTGATGCTGACGTGGGACGACAACCACGAGAGCCAGTGGCGCGCCTTCGAGATGATGGAAGAGTACGGCTTCCCCGGCACCGCGGGTGTCATCCACCACGCCGTCGGCGCCGGCGACCGACTCGACACCGGCCAGCTCCGCGAGATGCAAAGCGCCGGCTGGGACATCGTCTCTCACCCCCATCCCGAGGGTAACTGGAGCACGCCGTTCACCGAGGAGGACTTCGACGAGAACGAGCAGCGCCAGATGCTCGAGGACTCGAAGCGCTGGCTCCAGCAGCGCGGCTTCGAGGAGGGAGCCGAGCACTACATCGCGCCGGGTAACGTCCGCGACGCCACGAACGTCGAACTGCTGCGCGAGATCCACGAGTCGTCGCTCAGCTTCGGCGGCGGGAACACCGGTATCCCGATGACCGACACCCACGCGATGGGGCGGATCGACGGCCACGACGTCGACCTGGTCAAGGACTACATCGACCTCGCCGCGAAGTACAAGCAGGCGTGTATCCCGATGTGGCACGTCGTCGGCGAGGAGTACGACAACGCCGAAGTCACCGAAGACGAGTACGAGGAGATCCTCGAGCACATCGACGACGCCGACGTCGAGGTTGTCACGCAGTCCCAGATCGCCAGCGACGACTTCTAA
- a CDS encoding asparagine synthase-related protein, with protein sequence MNKELFGVFGDRDDFYRHRSRRQFDEVLEGPTLTVGIRDPGLGIPSRSSVADRDDGCCVVWGEAFPPNSAGANTAAWLLDTFKEYGTDALSVLNGSYVAVVDTDDETIVATDPIRSWECFYTDDCGVRTFGTDAAAVARTTDRHDVHRDSLREFMHIGTVFGEKTLLEQLHRVPFDGFLTASEVGTLERFVYNPQEFDYVDELAARLRRAIARRSRNPGREGLLLSAGYDSRLLLSQVPSIEHCYTIGSAGDPETVGAEKLAAQYGAEHTVFEPDERYLMAGPEKTMYSQGIKESLHIHHAGYTGGIDVDTMYHGLLCDTLIRGHFVERKHVDMFGKRLPLPQLEPDPDPVQVLVDRFGYVLEKSETVARCTNVDGDPHSFVLDAIGSELVTYYDRAENVHNRLDCCGIANQPTLPFRVHLADNYLESMLITDVELLDWHLTTPPEHRNTRTFLKAIEQLDPDILRHSPPDRPHKSQVLNAIRGYVCKKTPFVRSPQGAWPDRIEVFNQYNLDQRLFPDRAYLHELPPRHKLRANDALGWLDHCVSTDLRTEELLAPNYSSVALD encoded by the coding sequence ATGAACAAGGAACTGTTCGGCGTCTTCGGCGATCGGGACGACTTCTACCGACACCGCTCGCGACGCCAGTTCGACGAGGTTCTCGAGGGTCCGACGCTCACCGTCGGGATTCGCGATCCCGGACTCGGTATCCCGAGCCGAAGTTCGGTCGCCGACCGCGACGACGGCTGCTGTGTGGTCTGGGGCGAGGCGTTTCCCCCGAACTCCGCCGGCGCCAACACCGCAGCGTGGCTGCTCGACACCTTCAAGGAGTACGGCACGGACGCACTGTCGGTCCTCAACGGCTCGTACGTCGCCGTCGTCGACACCGACGACGAGACGATCGTCGCCACCGATCCGATCCGGTCCTGGGAGTGTTTCTACACGGACGACTGCGGCGTGCGAACGTTCGGGACGGACGCGGCCGCCGTCGCCCGAACGACTGATCGACACGACGTCCACCGCGACTCGCTGCGCGAGTTCATGCACATCGGGACGGTCTTCGGCGAGAAGACGCTGCTCGAGCAGCTTCACAGGGTCCCGTTCGACGGCTTCCTCACGGCTTCCGAGGTCGGAACGCTCGAGCGCTTCGTCTACAATCCCCAGGAGTTCGACTACGTCGACGAGCTCGCGGCACGGCTCCGACGGGCTATCGCGCGTCGCTCTCGAAACCCCGGTCGCGAGGGGTTGTTGCTCTCGGCGGGCTACGACTCCCGGCTGTTGCTCTCGCAGGTCCCCTCGATCGAGCACTGCTACACGATCGGTAGCGCGGGCGACCCGGAGACCGTCGGCGCCGAAAAGCTGGCAGCGCAGTACGGCGCCGAGCACACGGTGTTCGAGCCCGACGAGCGCTACCTGATGGCGGGGCCGGAGAAGACGATGTACTCCCAGGGGATCAAGGAGTCGCTTCACATCCACCACGCGGGGTACACGGGCGGTATCGACGTGGATACGATGTATCACGGGCTGCTCTGTGATACGCTGATCCGCGGTCACTTCGTCGAGCGAAAGCACGTCGATATGTTCGGCAAGCGCCTGCCGCTGCCACAGCTCGAGCCCGATCCGGACCCGGTCCAGGTGCTCGTCGACCGCTTCGGCTACGTCCTCGAGAAGAGCGAGACGGTCGCTCGCTGTACCAACGTCGACGGCGACCCTCACTCGTTCGTCCTCGATGCGATCGGCTCCGAACTCGTCACCTACTACGACCGCGCGGAGAACGTCCACAACCGCCTCGACTGCTGTGGGATCGCGAACCAGCCGACGCTGCCCTTCCGGGTCCACCTCGCGGACAACTACCTCGAGTCGATGCTGATCACCGACGTCGAACTGCTCGACTGGCACCTGACGACGCCACCGGAACACCGGAACACGCGAACGTTCCTCAAGGCGATCGAACAGCTCGACCCCGACATCCTGCGTCACTCGCCGCCGGATCGGCCGCACAAGTCCCAGGTCCTCAACGCGATCCGCGGCTACGTCTGCAAGAAGACGCCGTTCGTCCGATCGCCCCAGGGCGCCTGGCCCGACCGGATCGAGGTGTTCAACCAGTACAACCTGGACCAGCGGCTGTTCCCCGACCGGGCGTACCTCCACGAGCTACCGCCTCGGCACAAACTCCGGGCGAACGACGCCCTCGGCTGGCTCGACCACTGCGTCTCCACCGACCTCCGAACCGAGGAGCTGCTCGCCCCCAACTACTCCTCCGTCGCGCTCGACTGA
- a CDS encoding cation:proton antiporter produces MIASSAPFLAGLEFPLEEPVLIFTIAMAVFLAGPLVVKRLGQPGIVGIVVVGAAIGPNALGLVEHTSAIVLLGEVGLIYLLFTVGLELDLQGFKDAPENAALFGLASFFLPFLVGTAVTYTVLGLEFYAALLLSAVFASHTLLAYPIVNRLGVTKNRAVTAVFGGILFTDTLALVVLAIVTGAVDGDVTVWLFAQVFLSLAILFGGAWFVIPPLSRRFFQNFSQESYFEFLFVMVAIFAAASLAEVLELSPILGAFVAGIALNRLIPQGGTLINRIEFVGNAFFIPFFLLHVGMLVDPSVILDGPQTLQIAAVIIAIMIGTKAAAAQLVAAVQGYTNLERNVIFGLSTGQAAAALAITLIGYEAELFGSEVLNAVVLMLLVTALVSPWLTERAATALALEREVGDGADSVSDPNILLPLSHHAELQERLLELSFVLKGERGTEPVHVLTVVQPDRSKSPETQIAEVRQELEGVAAIGGAAETPVHTEARVNHNVASGIVQGALEVEANQILMGWDATQSFSHRIFGSIIDQVLDRTSLPVLISRLGHPINTTKRLFVVVPIGADHHEGFYEAVHITKRLAASLGVPMTVLVVEGTSHQFERLFELVEEDVSAEFEEVAEWGQLLPDLEERTDGDDLIVSISPRRGDVGWHTELSDLPARLADLPPASFITIHPRQGEPEYDRQYLRIE; encoded by the coding sequence GTGATCGCCAGTAGCGCGCCGTTTCTCGCGGGTCTCGAGTTCCCGCTCGAGGAGCCGGTTCTCATCTTCACCATCGCGATGGCGGTCTTTCTCGCGGGGCCGCTGGTCGTCAAGCGGCTCGGCCAGCCGGGGATCGTCGGCATCGTCGTCGTCGGTGCCGCGATCGGGCCGAACGCGCTGGGGCTCGTCGAGCACACCTCGGCGATCGTCCTGCTCGGCGAGGTCGGCCTCATCTACCTGCTGTTTACCGTCGGGCTCGAGCTCGACTTACAGGGGTTCAAGGACGCCCCGGAGAACGCCGCGCTGTTCGGGCTGGCGAGTTTCTTCCTGCCGTTTCTCGTCGGGACGGCGGTGACGTACACGGTTCTCGGCCTCGAGTTCTACGCCGCGTTGTTGCTCTCTGCGGTGTTCGCCTCCCACACCCTGCTCGCGTACCCGATCGTCAACCGGCTGGGCGTGACGAAAAACCGCGCCGTCACCGCCGTCTTCGGCGGCATTCTCTTTACTGACACGCTCGCGCTGGTCGTCCTCGCGATCGTCACCGGTGCGGTCGACGGTGACGTCACCGTCTGGCTGTTCGCCCAGGTGTTCCTCTCGCTCGCGATCCTCTTCGGCGGCGCCTGGTTCGTCATCCCGCCGCTCTCTCGCCGGTTCTTCCAGAACTTCAGCCAGGAGAGCTACTTCGAGTTCCTGTTCGTGATGGTGGCGATCTTTGCCGCCGCCAGCCTCGCGGAGGTGCTCGAGCTCTCGCCGATTCTCGGCGCGTTCGTCGCCGGAATCGCGCTCAACCGGCTGATCCCGCAGGGCGGGACGCTGATAAACCGCATCGAGTTCGTCGGGAACGCGTTCTTCATCCCGTTTTTCCTGTTACACGTCGGGATGCTGGTCGACCCGTCCGTGATCCTCGACGGGCCGCAGACGCTCCAGATCGCCGCGGTGATCATCGCGATCATGATCGGAACGAAGGCGGCGGCCGCTCAACTCGTCGCGGCCGTCCAGGGCTATACGAACCTCGAGCGCAACGTCATCTTCGGGCTCTCGACCGGGCAGGCCGCCGCCGCGCTCGCGATTACGCTCATCGGCTACGAGGCCGAGCTGTTCGGATCCGAGGTCCTCAACGCCGTCGTCCTGATGCTGCTGGTGACCGCCCTGGTCAGCCCCTGGCTCACCGAGCGGGCGGCGACCGCGCTCGCACTCGAGCGGGAAGTCGGGGACGGCGCGGACAGCGTGAGTGACCCGAACATCCTCCTTCCGCTCTCACACCACGCGGAGCTCCAGGAGCGGCTGCTCGAGCTCTCGTTCGTGCTCAAAGGCGAGCGCGGAACCGAGCCGGTCCACGTCCTCACCGTGGTCCAGCCCGACCGGAGCAAATCGCCCGAAACCCAGATCGCCGAGGTCCGCCAGGAGCTCGAGGGGGTCGCCGCGATCGGCGGCGCCGCCGAGACGCCGGTTCACACCGAGGCGCGAGTCAACCACAACGTCGCAAGCGGAATCGTCCAGGGAGCCCTCGAGGTCGAGGCCAACCAGATCCTGATGGGGTGGGACGCCACCCAGTCGTTCAGCCACCGGATCTTCGGTAGCATCATCGACCAGGTGCTCGACCGGACGTCGCTGCCCGTACTCATCTCGCGGCTCGGTCACCCGATCAACACGACGAAGCGACTGTTCGTCGTCGTCCCCATCGGAGCCGACCACCACGAGGGGTTCTACGAGGCAGTTCACATCACGAAGCGACTCGCCGCGAGCCTCGGAGTGCCGATGACGGTGCTGGTCGTCGAGGGGACGTCCCACCAGTTCGAGCGCCTGTTCGAACTCGTCGAGGAAGACGTCAGCGCGGAATTCGAGGAGGTAGCGGAGTGGGGACAGCTGCTCCCCGACCTCGAGGAGCGAACCGACGGGGACGACCTGATCGTCTCCATCTCGCCCCGCCGAGGCGACGTCGGCTGGCACACCGAGCTCTCGGATCTCCCCGCCCGACTGGCCGACCTGCCACCGGCGTCGTTCATCACGATCCACCCGCGACAGGGTGAGCCGGAGTACGACCGCCAGTACCTCCGCATCGAGTGA